From the genome of Amycolatopsis sp. NBC_01488, one region includes:
- a CDS encoding endo-1,4-beta-xylanase — MLRSIPIKRALVVVALAAGIAVWQVPTASASVPLKDITHRYVGSAVGAAYLADEPDYRAVLTREFDNVTPENEMKWGVVEPVRGQYDWSGADAIVRYAQAHHKTVRGHTLVWHSQLPDWVAALPADELRRVLHDHITTEVQRYRGKIRAWDVVNELFNEDGTRRDTVFRQKLGDGFVADVFRWAHAADPAATLYLNDYNIEGINPKSDAVYDLVKTLKRQGVPIGGVGVQAHLSIQYGFPAEYRENLARLTRLGVDVAITEADVRIPTPPDAAKLDTQASYFDRLWDGCQAVRRCVEFTTWGFTDRHSWVPGVFPGEGAACLFDENLRPKPAYLRINP; from the coding sequence ATGCTGAGAAGTATTCCTATTAAACGCGCTCTGGTGGTCGTCGCGCTCGCTGCGGGCATTGCCGTGTGGCAGGTGCCCACGGCATCGGCGTCCGTTCCGCTGAAAGACATCACGCACCGCTACGTCGGCAGTGCCGTCGGCGCGGCGTACCTGGCGGACGAACCCGATTACCGGGCCGTGCTCACGCGTGAATTCGACAACGTGACGCCCGAGAACGAGATGAAATGGGGGGTGGTCGAACCCGTGCGCGGCCAGTACGACTGGTCGGGCGCCGACGCGATCGTCCGGTACGCGCAGGCGCACCACAAGACCGTCCGCGGCCACACGCTGGTCTGGCACTCCCAGCTGCCGGACTGGGTCGCCGCGCTGCCCGCCGACGAGCTGCGCCGCGTCCTGCACGACCACATCACGACGGAAGTCCAGCGGTACCGGGGAAAGATCCGGGCCTGGGACGTCGTCAACGAGCTGTTCAACGAGGACGGCACGCGCCGCGACACCGTCTTCCGGCAGAAGCTCGGCGACGGCTTCGTCGCGGACGTGTTCCGCTGGGCGCACGCGGCCGACCCGGCGGCGACCCTGTACCTCAACGACTACAACATCGAAGGGATCAACCCGAAGAGCGACGCGGTGTACGACCTGGTGAAGACGCTCAAGCGGCAGGGCGTCCCGATCGGCGGCGTCGGGGTCCAGGCGCACCTGTCGATCCAGTACGGCTTCCCGGCGGAGTACCGCGAAAACCTGGCCCGCCTGACGCGGCTCGGCGTGGACGTCGCGATCACCGAGGCCGACGTCCGGATCCCGACCCCGCCCGACGCGGCGAAGCTCGACACGCAGGCGAGCTACTTCGACCGGCTGTGGGACGGCTGCCAGGCGGTCCGGCGGTGCGTCGAGTTCACGACGTGGGGCTTCACGGACCGGCATTCGTGGGTGCCGGGCGTGTTCCCCGGCGAGGGCGCGGCCTGCCTGTTCGACGAGAACCTGCGCCCCAAGCCGGCGTACCTGCGCATCAACCCCTGA
- a CDS encoding acyl-CoA desaturase, whose translation MTASVKAPRPVAKPVLSGRQTVAELITIRTFLLVPFLALAAAVPVFWGWGVSWLDLTIGGGFFVVSTLGITVGYHRYFTHGAFRAKRALRIALAVAGGLAAQGPVIGWVADHRRHHAFSDRDGDPHSPWLFGTSPVALARGFWHAHMGWLFGRDKTNVDRFAPDLAADRDMRVVDRLFPVWVVASLLLPPLLGGLITLSWWGALTAFLWAGLARISFQHHVTWSVNSICHMIGERPFTSRDRSANFWPLAILSMGESWHNTHHADPTSARHGAQRGQIDISARVIWAFEKLGWAWNVRWPTAKRLAALAR comes from the coding sequence ATGACAGCCTCCGTGAAGGCTCCCCGCCCCGTCGCCAAACCCGTGCTCTCCGGCCGTCAGACCGTGGCCGAGCTGATCACCATCCGCACGTTCCTGCTGGTCCCGTTCCTCGCGCTCGCCGCAGCCGTCCCGGTGTTCTGGGGCTGGGGCGTCAGCTGGCTCGACCTGACCATCGGCGGCGGGTTCTTCGTGGTGTCGACGCTCGGCATCACCGTCGGCTACCACCGCTACTTCACGCACGGCGCGTTCCGGGCGAAGCGGGCGCTGCGGATCGCGCTGGCCGTCGCCGGCGGCCTCGCGGCGCAGGGCCCGGTGATCGGCTGGGTCGCCGACCACCGCCGCCACCACGCGTTCTCCGACCGTGACGGCGACCCGCACTCGCCGTGGCTGTTCGGCACGTCGCCGGTGGCGCTCGCCCGCGGCTTCTGGCACGCCCACATGGGCTGGCTGTTCGGGCGCGACAAGACCAACGTCGACCGGTTCGCCCCCGACCTGGCGGCCGACCGCGACATGCGCGTCGTCGACCGGCTCTTCCCGGTGTGGGTGGTGGCGAGCCTGCTGCTCCCGCCGCTGCTCGGCGGCCTGATCACGCTGTCGTGGTGGGGCGCCCTGACCGCGTTCCTCTGGGCCGGCCTGGCGCGGATCTCGTTCCAGCACCACGTGACGTGGTCGGTGAACTCGATCTGCCACATGATCGGCGAACGCCCGTTCACCAGCCGCGACCGCTCGGCGAACTTCTGGCCGCTGGCCATCCTGTCGATGGGCGAGTCCTGGCACAACACCCACCACGCGGACCCGACGTCGGCCCGCCACGGCGCGCAGCGCGGGCAGATCGACATCTCGGCGCGGGTCATCTGGGCGTTCGAGAAGCTCGGCTGGGCGTGGAACGTGCGGTGGCCGACCGCCAAGCGGCTGGCAGCGCTCGCGCGCTGA
- a CDS encoding cold-shock protein, giving the protein MAQGSVKWFNGEKGFGFIAQDGGGPDVFVHYSEIQGTGFKSLDEGQRVEFEIGQGQKGPQAQRVSVI; this is encoded by the coding sequence ATGGCTCAGGGCAGTGTCAAGTGGTTCAACGGCGAAAAGGGCTTCGGCTTCATCGCCCAGGATGGCGGGGGCCCGGACGTGTTCGTCCACTACTCCGAGATCCAGGGCACCGGATTCAAGTCCCTCGATGAGGGCCAGCGGGTGGAGTTCGAAATCGGCCAGGGCCAGAAGGGCCCCCAGGCCCAGCGCGTCAGCGTCATCTGA
- a CDS encoding class I SAM-dependent methyltransferase — translation MRPPPVKGTNVTQATTSVGEVFERLLGPRATVSITAYDGSSSGPADAPVAIQVRSPLALDYLMSSPGDLGLARAYVAGALDVTGDLYTALHALSAQVDQLTPADRLWLLRKLGPRHLRVVKPPAEEHPSRFRRGMTALRHSKSRDSEAIASHYDVSNRFYELVLGPSMAYTCAVFPEADASLEEAQFHKFDLVCRKLGLQPGMKLLDVGCGWGGMVAHAVRHYGVEALGVTLSREQAQWAQKNIVALGLADRAEVRHLDYRDVTETGFDAISSIGLTEHIGARNVPGYFRFLAEKLKPHGRLLNHCITNPDTSVAHRSRGFIDRYVFPDGELEAPGELVTAMHDAGLEVRHSENLREHYGLTLAGWCANLDEHWDEAVAEAGAGRSRVWALYLAACRLAFERREIELHQILGVRTDREGGMGMPLRPDWGV, via the coding sequence ATGCGTCCGCCGCCGGTGAAAGGAACGAACGTGACCCAGGCAACCACCTCCGTCGGCGAGGTCTTCGAGCGGCTTCTCGGCCCCCGCGCGACCGTGTCGATCACCGCCTACGACGGCAGCAGCAGCGGCCCGGCCGACGCGCCGGTCGCCATCCAGGTGCGCTCGCCGCTCGCGCTGGACTACCTGATGTCCTCCCCCGGCGACCTCGGCCTCGCCCGCGCGTACGTCGCGGGCGCGCTCGACGTCACCGGCGACCTCTACACCGCGCTGCACGCGCTCTCGGCCCAGGTCGACCAGCTCACCCCGGCCGACCGGCTGTGGCTGCTGCGCAAGCTCGGCCCCCGCCACCTGCGGGTCGTCAAGCCGCCCGCCGAGGAGCACCCGAGCCGGTTCCGGCGCGGGATGACCGCTTTGCGGCACTCCAAGAGCCGCGACAGCGAGGCCATCGCCAGCCACTACGACGTGTCCAACCGGTTCTACGAGCTGGTCCTCGGCCCGTCGATGGCCTACACGTGCGCGGTCTTCCCGGAGGCGGACGCTTCGCTGGAGGAGGCGCAGTTCCACAAGTTCGACCTGGTCTGCCGCAAGCTCGGCCTCCAGCCGGGGATGAAACTGCTCGACGTCGGCTGCGGCTGGGGCGGGATGGTCGCGCACGCCGTCCGCCACTACGGCGTCGAGGCGCTCGGCGTCACGCTTTCGCGCGAGCAGGCCCAGTGGGCGCAGAAGAACATCGTGGCCCTCGGCCTGGCCGACCGCGCGGAGGTCCGCCACCTGGACTACCGGGACGTCACCGAGACCGGGTTCGACGCGATCTCGTCGATCGGCCTGACCGAGCACATCGGCGCCCGGAACGTGCCCGGCTACTTCCGGTTCCTCGCCGAGAAGCTCAAGCCGCACGGGCGCCTGCTCAACCACTGCATCACCAACCCGGACACCAGCGTCGCCCACCGCTCGCGCGGGTTCATCGACCGCTACGTCTTCCCGGACGGCGAGCTCGAGGCGCCGGGCGAGCTCGTCACGGCCATGCACGACGCCGGCCTCGAGGTCCGGCACTCGGAGAACCTCCGCGAGCACTACGGGCTGACCCTGGCCGGGTGGTGCGCGAACCTCGACGAGCACTGGGACGAGGCCGTCGCCGAGGCCGGTGCCGGGCGCAGCCGGGTGTGGGCGCTGTACCTCGCGGCCTGCCGATTGGCCTTCGAACGGCGCGAGATCGAGCTGCACCAGATCCTCGGCGTGCGGACCGATCGCGAGGGCGGGATGGGCATGCCGCTGCGGCCCGATTGGGGTGTTTGA
- a CDS encoding FAD-binding oxidoreductase, protein MTIDQAGVPEARPGPAFPEHEARVDALRRQLTAIGGEATVRLAKRTSNLFRSRAAAKHPGLDVSGFTNVLRVDPETRTADVEGMVTYEQLVDATLPHGLMPLVVPQLKTITLGGAVTGLGIESSSFRNGMPHESVLELEILTGDGRIVVATPDNEHAALFRGFPNSYGTLGYALRLKILLEPVKPFVELHHVRYHDRDTYFRALTEACDSGEHDFVDGTVFGPDELYLTLASFTDTAPATSDYTWLDIYYRSIRARETDHLTVRDYLWRWDTDWFWCSRAFGVQHRLPRLLLGRRFLRSSVYWKAVALDRRLKIAQRLLKLRRLPPEETIVQDIEVPVGRAADFLEFFEREIPISPVWICPLRQRPGGVRWPLYELDPDALYVNFGFWSAVPLDPGERDGVHNRMIEAEVTRLGGHKSLYSDSFYSEDEFWRLYNGDTYRALKRTYDPAGRLLGLYEKCVRRR, encoded by the coding sequence GTGACCATCGATCAGGCCGGGGTGCCGGAAGCCCGTCCGGGCCCGGCGTTCCCCGAGCACGAAGCCCGCGTCGACGCCCTGCGCCGGCAGCTCACCGCGATCGGCGGCGAAGCCACCGTCCGGCTGGCGAAGCGGACGTCCAACCTCTTCCGCTCCCGAGCCGCCGCGAAACACCCCGGACTGGACGTTTCGGGCTTCACCAACGTGCTGCGCGTCGACCCCGAAACCCGCACCGCCGACGTCGAGGGGATGGTCACCTACGAGCAGCTCGTCGACGCCACCCTGCCGCACGGCCTGATGCCCCTGGTCGTCCCGCAGCTCAAGACCATCACCCTGGGCGGCGCGGTCACCGGCCTCGGCATCGAGTCCTCGTCGTTCCGCAACGGCATGCCGCACGAGTCGGTGCTCGAGCTGGAAATCCTCACCGGGGACGGCCGGATCGTCGTCGCCACGCCGGACAACGAGCACGCGGCTCTCTTCCGCGGCTTCCCCAACTCCTACGGCACCCTCGGCTACGCGCTGCGCCTGAAGATCCTCCTCGAGCCGGTCAAGCCGTTCGTCGAGCTCCACCACGTCCGCTACCACGACCGGGACACCTACTTCCGGGCGCTCACGGAGGCCTGCGACAGCGGCGAGCACGACTTCGTCGACGGCACGGTGTTCGGCCCGGACGAGCTCTACCTGACCCTGGCGAGCTTCACCGACACCGCGCCCGCGACCAGCGACTACACCTGGCTGGACATCTACTACCGGTCGATCCGGGCCCGCGAGACCGACCACCTCACCGTCCGCGACTACCTCTGGCGCTGGGACACGGACTGGTTCTGGTGCTCGCGCGCGTTCGGCGTCCAGCACCGCCTGCCGCGGCTGCTGCTCGGCCGCCGGTTCCTGCGCTCGTCGGTGTACTGGAAGGCCGTGGCGCTCGACCGCCGGCTCAAGATCGCGCAGCGGCTGCTCAAGCTCCGGCGGCTGCCGCCGGAAGAGACGATCGTGCAGGACATCGAGGTGCCGGTCGGCCGGGCCGCGGACTTCCTCGAGTTCTTCGAACGCGAGATCCCGATCAGCCCGGTCTGGATCTGCCCGCTGCGGCAGCGTCCCGGCGGCGTGCGCTGGCCGCTCTACGAGCTGGACCCGGACGCGCTGTACGTCAACTTCGGCTTCTGGTCGGCCGTGCCGCTCGACCCCGGCGAGCGCGACGGCGTGCACAACCGGATGATCGAAGCCGAGGTCACCCGGCTGGGCGGCCACAAGTCGCTCTATTCGGACAGCTTCTACTCCGAGGACGAGTTCTGGCGGCTCTACAACGGCGACACCTACCGGGCGCTCAAGCGGACCTACGACCCGGCCGGGCGCCTGCTCGGCCTCTACGAGAAATGCGTCCGCCGCCGGTGA
- a CDS encoding DUF6292 family protein: protein MSILIDFGRDTEFSFERGLRGYVAAVARGVGVGLESCTLDAGTPAVAYIALDWRLSRFPDHDLALVWDETHGWAAAVEDADGATVLSYLGGEVLPEPRAVVRFLAALRADDPEAGTLEAPALRAPGAHEELLGALGR from the coding sequence TTGAGCATTCTGATCGATTTCGGGCGCGACACGGAGTTCTCGTTCGAGCGGGGGCTGCGCGGGTACGTGGCCGCGGTGGCGCGCGGGGTGGGGGTCGGGCTGGAGTCCTGCACGCTGGACGCGGGAACCCCCGCGGTCGCCTACATCGCGCTCGACTGGCGGCTGAGCCGCTTCCCCGACCACGACCTGGCGCTCGTCTGGGACGAGACCCACGGCTGGGCGGCGGCGGTCGAGGACGCCGACGGGGCGACGGTGCTGTCGTATCTGGGCGGCGAGGTGCTGCCCGAGCCGCGCGCGGTGGTCCGGTTCCTGGCGGCCCTGCGCGCCGACGACCCGGAGGCCGGGACGCTCGAGGCACCGGCGTTGCGTGCGCCGGGCGCGCACGAGGAGCTGCTGGGCGCGCTGGGCCGTTAG
- a CDS encoding S9 family peptidase, whose product MDVGELTAEAVVDRVVPREPRISPDGRWVAYVTAPVGRVGEFPVTGLWLAPADGSAAPRELAAGAAENHSPRWAADSGSVFFRSDRARRGTAQLYRVGLHGGEPERLTGAAGVSGFAPLPGAESVVVIAPDPEDQAGDPRVRMVRPGGDGSPRPSGEPEGRPDPPGSSRVWDTQARPDRLWRLDLRTSAVSPLGDLGDRHVREVAVRPDGTALAVITWSCADREPGVFEPGLHLVDPATGETRDLAAPAVEASSPVWWHDGTGWHLAYLGLTPPGLVGGTAIFDGAENLTAGLSSCPTELVQVDGGLPLVLFADGLDTIIRRLDATFTEVAGVQGTALTASRDGETVALVRSTGTEPDEVHAGPPHALVRVGRTAPNHQWGTQHRLNYRAADGLDLDGLLVLPPGRTASDGPFPLVTLVHGGPHDRYADRFHLGWYPSGQWLAAAGFAVFLPNARGGLGHGHAFAASVAGDVGGAEFTDVLTGIDLLVHDGVADEHRLGIGGWSHGGFFAAWAVTQTDRFAAAVVGAGVTDWPLLAATGEHTRFEAALGGRANSPLTHAAKIRTPVLILHGEDDTNVPLSQAELLHRALSGKHHDFVVYPRENHSIRERAHQIDVLHRTRDWFSHLLA is encoded by the coding sequence ATGGACGTGGGGGAGCTGACGGCGGAAGCCGTGGTGGACCGGGTGGTGCCGCGCGAGCCGCGGATCTCTCCGGACGGCCGGTGGGTCGCTTACGTGACGGCGCCGGTGGGCCGGGTGGGCGAGTTCCCGGTCACCGGGTTGTGGCTCGCACCGGCGGACGGGAGTGCGGCCCCTCGGGAGCTGGCGGCGGGTGCGGCGGAGAACCACTCGCCGCGGTGGGCCGCGGACTCCGGTTCGGTGTTCTTCCGGTCGGATCGCGCTCGGAGGGGAACCGCGCAGCTGTACCGCGTCGGCCTGCACGGCGGTGAGCCCGAGCGGCTGACCGGGGCCGCCGGAGTCAGCGGGTTCGCGCCGCTGCCGGGGGCGGAGTCGGTCGTGGTGATCGCGCCGGATCCGGAGGATCAGGCGGGCGACCCCCGGGTCCGGATGGTCCGGCCGGGCGGGGATGGGAGCCCGCGGCCGTCCGGAGAACCCGAGGGCCGTCCCGATCCGCCGGGCTCGTCGCGCGTCTGGGACACGCAGGCCCGCCCCGACCGGCTGTGGCGGCTCGACCTCCGCACTTCGGCCGTCAGCCCGCTCGGCGACCTCGGTGACCGCCACGTCCGGGAAGTCGCCGTCCGGCCGGACGGCACCGCCCTCGCCGTCATCACCTGGTCCTGCGCCGACCGTGAACCCGGTGTCTTCGAACCCGGCCTGCACCTCGTCGATCCCGCCACCGGGGAGACCCGCGACCTCGCCGCCCCGGCCGTGGAAGCGTCCTCCCCGGTCTGGTGGCACGACGGCACCGGCTGGCACCTCGCCTACCTCGGCCTGACCCCGCCCGGCCTGGTCGGCGGCACCGCGATCTTCGACGGCGCCGAGAACCTCACCGCGGGCCTCTCGAGCTGCCCGACCGAACTCGTCCAGGTCGACGGCGGCCTGCCCCTCGTCCTGTTCGCCGACGGCCTGGACACGATCATCCGCCGCCTCGACGCCACGTTCACCGAGGTCGCCGGAGTCCAGGGCACCGCCCTGACCGCGAGCCGCGACGGCGAAACCGTCGCCCTGGTCCGGAGCACCGGCACCGAGCCAGACGAGGTCCACGCCGGACCACCGCACGCACTGGTCCGCGTCGGCCGAACTGCCCCGAACCACCAGTGGGGCACCCAGCACCGGCTGAACTACCGAGCCGCCGACGGCCTCGACCTCGACGGCCTCCTCGTCCTCCCGCCGGGCAGGACGGCGAGCGACGGCCCGTTCCCGCTGGTCACCCTCGTCCACGGCGGCCCGCACGACCGGTACGCCGACCGCTTCCACCTCGGCTGGTACCCCTCGGGCCAGTGGCTCGCCGCCGCCGGCTTCGCGGTGTTCCTCCCGAACGCGCGCGGCGGTCTCGGCCACGGTCACGCCTTCGCCGCCAGCGTCGCCGGGGACGTCGGCGGCGCGGAGTTCACCGACGTCCTCACCGGGATCGACCTGCTGGTGCACGACGGCGTCGCGGACGAACACCGGCTCGGGATCGGCGGCTGGAGCCACGGCGGGTTCTTCGCCGCCTGGGCCGTCACGCAGACCGACCGCTTCGCCGCGGCCGTCGTCGGGGCGGGCGTCACCGACTGGCCGCTGCTCGCGGCCACCGGTGAGCACACCCGGTTCGAAGCCGCGCTCGGCGGCCGGGCGAACAGCCCCCTCACCCACGCGGCGAAGATCCGCACGCCGGTCCTGATCCTGCACGGCGAAGACGACACCAACGTCCCGCTCTCGCAGGCCGAACTCCTGCACCGGGCGCTCAGCGGAAAACACCACGACTTCGTCGTCTACCCGCGCGAGAACCACTCGATCCGCGAACGCGCGCACCAGATCGACGTCCTGCACCGCACGCGCGACTGGTTCTCACACCTGCTCGCCTAG
- the hpaD gene encoding 3,4-dihydroxyphenylacetate 2,3-dioxygenase — protein sequence MTAAPPDVLRCAYAELVVTDLAASRAFYVDVLGLVVTHEDAQTLYLRAFEEYLHHSLILRTGPAPALAVLAYRVRNATDLDLAQAYYRELGCPVERRPAGATRGIGDAVRVIDPLGFPVEFFHDAEHVERFTQRYDLHGAGALSRLDHFNLDTPDVAAARTYYQGLGFRVSEDIQDADGTLYAAWMFRKPTVHDVALTGGDGPRLHHIAFASHERHQILHICDHLGALRQPATIERGPGRHGVSNAFYLYLRDPDGHRIEIYTHDYYTGDPDNPVITWDVHNPQRRDWWGNPVVPSWYTDASAVLGLSGSVTPVVTRAQPQETDITIGADGFSCTPGNTEFKLGEQV from the coding sequence ATGACCGCCGCCCCGCCGGACGTCCTCCGCTGCGCCTACGCCGAACTGGTCGTCACCGACCTGGCGGCGTCGCGCGCGTTCTACGTCGACGTGCTCGGACTCGTGGTCACCCACGAAGATGCGCAAACGCTGTACCTGCGGGCCTTCGAGGAGTACCTGCACCATTCGCTGATCCTGCGCACCGGACCGGCACCCGCACTGGCCGTGCTCGCCTACCGCGTGCGGAACGCGACCGACCTCGACCTCGCGCAGGCCTACTACCGCGAACTCGGCTGCCCCGTCGAGCGCCGTCCGGCGGGTGCCACACGCGGCATCGGCGACGCGGTACGCGTCATCGACCCGCTGGGATTCCCGGTGGAGTTCTTCCACGACGCCGAGCACGTCGAGCGGTTCACGCAGCGCTACGACCTCCACGGCGCCGGCGCACTGTCGCGGTTGGACCACTTCAACCTCGACACCCCGGACGTCGCGGCGGCCCGGACATACTACCAAGGCCTGGGTTTCCGCGTGTCCGAGGACATCCAGGACGCCGACGGCACGCTCTACGCCGCCTGGATGTTCCGCAAACCGACGGTGCACGACGTCGCCCTGACCGGCGGCGACGGACCGCGGCTGCACCACATCGCGTTCGCGTCACACGAACGGCACCAGATCCTGCACATCTGCGATCACCTCGGCGCACTGCGCCAACCCGCCACGATCGAGCGCGGCCCGGGCCGGCACGGTGTGTCGAACGCGTTCTACCTCTACCTCCGGGACCCCGACGGGCACCGCATCGAGATCTACACCCACGACTACTACACCGGCGACCCGGACAACCCCGTGATCACCTGGGACGTGCACAACCCCCAACGCCGCGACTGGTGGGGCAACCCCGTAGTGCCAAGCTGGTACACCGACGCGTCGGCCGTGCTCGGCCTTTCCGGTTCGGTGACACCCGTCGTCACCCGAGCTCAGCCGCAGGAGACCGACATCACCATCGGCGCAGACGGGTTCTCCTGCACCCCCGGGAACACGGAATTCAAACTAGGCGAGCAGGTGTGA
- a CDS encoding aldehyde dehydrogenase: protein MTHYVPEGLPGELRHYIGGELVGSVSGKTFDVLDPVSNTPYVTAAAGQAADVDRAVAAARTAFTDGPWPRMLPRARARVLNRIADAVEAQDRRLAELETFDTGLPITQALGQAHRAAENFRFFADLVVAQADDTYRVPGRQVNYVHRKPVGVAGLITPWNTPFMLESWKLAPALASGCTVVLKPAEFTPLSAGLWAGIFAGAGLPEGVFNLVNGVGEEAGDALVKHPHVPLISFTGETTTGQTIYRNCAAGLKGMSMELGGKSPAIVFADADLDAALDSTLFGVFSLNGERCTAGSRILVERPVYDEFCARYAERAANIVVGDPHDPGTEVGALVHPEHYAKVLSYVELGKSEGRLLAGGGRPPGLPTGNYLAPTVFADVPSSARIFQEEIFGPVVALTPFDTEAEALALANAVKYGLAAYLWTANLQRAHTFAQSVDAGMVWLNSHNVRDLRTPFGGVKASGLGHEGGYRSLDFYTHQQAIHVSLGPVHPPRFGTVWKGQS, encoded by the coding sequence ATGACCCACTACGTGCCGGAGGGACTGCCGGGCGAGCTGAGGCACTACATCGGCGGCGAGCTCGTCGGCAGCGTCTCCGGTAAGACGTTCGACGTGCTGGACCCGGTGTCCAACACGCCCTACGTGACCGCGGCGGCGGGGCAGGCGGCGGACGTCGACCGGGCGGTCGCGGCGGCGCGCACGGCGTTCACCGACGGGCCGTGGCCGCGGATGCTGCCGCGGGCACGGGCGCGGGTGCTGAACAGGATCGCTGATGCTGTCGAAGCGCAGGACCGGCGGCTCGCCGAGCTGGAGACGTTCGACACCGGCCTGCCGATCACCCAGGCGCTCGGGCAGGCGCACCGCGCCGCCGAGAACTTCCGGTTCTTCGCCGACCTCGTCGTCGCGCAGGCCGACGACACCTACCGGGTGCCGGGGCGGCAGGTGAACTACGTGCACCGCAAGCCGGTCGGCGTCGCCGGGCTGATCACGCCGTGGAACACCCCGTTCATGCTGGAGAGCTGGAAGCTCGCGCCGGCGCTGGCTTCGGGCTGCACGGTCGTGCTCAAACCGGCCGAGTTCACGCCGCTGTCGGCGGGCCTGTGGGCCGGGATCTTCGCCGGCGCGGGCCTGCCGGAGGGCGTGTTCAACCTGGTCAACGGCGTCGGGGAGGAGGCGGGTGACGCGCTGGTCAAGCACCCGCACGTCCCGCTGATCTCGTTCACGGGCGAGACCACGACCGGGCAGACGATCTACCGCAACTGCGCCGCCGGGCTGAAGGGCATGTCGATGGAGCTGGGCGGCAAGTCCCCGGCGATCGTGTTCGCCGACGCCGATCTCGACGCCGCCCTCGACTCGACGCTTTTCGGTGTGTTCTCCCTCAACGGTGAGCGGTGCACCGCCGGCAGCCGGATCCTCGTCGAGCGGCCGGTCTACGACGAGTTCTGCGCCCGCTACGCCGAGCGCGCGGCGAACATCGTCGTCGGGGATCCGCACGACCCGGGCACCGAGGTCGGCGCGCTGGTCCACCCCGAGCACTACGCGAAGGTGCTGAGCTACGTCGAGCTGGGCAAGTCCGAAGGCCGCCTGCTCGCCGGTGGCGGCCGTCCGCCCGGGTTGCCCACCGGCAACTACCTGGCGCCGACGGTGTTCGCCGATGTCCCGTCGTCCGCGCGGATCTTCCAGGAGGAGATCTTCGGGCCGGTCGTCGCGCTGACGCCGTTCGACACCGAGGCCGAAGCCCTGGCCCTGGCCAACGCCGTCAAGTACGGCCTGGCCGCCTACCTCTGGACGGCGAACCTGCAGCGCGCGCACACCTTCGCGCAGTCGGTCGACGCCGGGATGGTCTGGCTGAACTCGCACAACGTCCGCGACCTGCGGACGCCGTTCGGCGGGGTCAAGGCCTCCGGCCTCGGTCACGAGGGTGGCTACCGGTCGCTCGACTTCTACACCCACCAGCAGGCGATCCACGTCTCGCTCGGGCCGGTGCACCCGCCCCGCTTCGGCACCGTCTGGAAGGGACAATCATGA
- the dapA gene encoding 4-hydroxy-tetrahydrodipicolinate synthase → MRFRSDPQVIRGSIAALVTPFTAAGVVDLDGLANLVRWQLAAGSHGISIGGSTGEPGSQSVAERAEVIRTVAAEVGDRVPIVAGTGSAKLEETVELTGAARDAGIDAALVVTPYYARPTQEALFVWYRTVCREFPDLPIVAYNVPSRTAVDLAPETVARLFRSCGNFVGIKETTKDFEHFSRVLQLCGRELLVWSGVELLCLPLLALGGAGFVSATANIAPGACAEMYTAWQAGDHERAREIHYGLHPLVDLLVVETNPAPGKWVLQQRGLIASGQVRPPLITPTEAGIARIRDFLAEGEKYLSPVDGFTVEGTA, encoded by the coding sequence ATGCGTTTCCGCTCCGATCCTCAGGTCATCCGCGGGTCGATCGCGGCGCTGGTGACGCCGTTCACCGCCGCTGGGGTCGTCGACCTCGACGGCTTGGCGAACCTGGTGCGCTGGCAGCTCGCTGCGGGTAGCCACGGCATCTCGATCGGCGGTTCCACGGGCGAGCCGGGTTCGCAGTCCGTTGCCGAGCGGGCGGAGGTGATCCGGACGGTGGCCGCGGAGGTCGGCGACCGCGTTCCGATCGTTGCGGGGACCGGGTCGGCGAAGCTCGAGGAGACCGTGGAGTTGACGGGCGCCGCGCGGGACGCGGGGATCGACGCTGCGCTGGTGGTCACGCCGTATTATGCGCGGCCGACGCAGGAGGCGTTGTTCGTCTGGTACCGCACGGTGTGCCGGGAGTTCCCGGACCTGCCGATCGTTGCCTACAACGTGCCGAGCCGGACCGCGGTCGATCTTGCGCCGGAGACGGTCGCGCGGCTGTTCCGTTCGTGCGGCAACTTCGTCGGGATCAAGGAGACGACGAAGGATTTCGAGCACTTCTCCCGGGTGCTGCAGTTGTGCGGCCGGGAGTTGCTGGTGTGGTCGGGGGTGGAGCTGCTCTGTCTGCCGCTGCTGGCTTTGGGGGGTGCCGGGTTCGTCAGCGCGACGGCCAACATCGCGCCGGGGGCGTGCGCCGAGATGTACACCGCCTGGCAGGCGGGCGACCACGAACGTGCCCGGGAGATCCACTACGGCCTGCACCCGCTGGTCGACCTGCTGGTCGTCGAGACCAATCCCGCGCCCGGCAAGTGGGTGCTGCAGCAGCGCGGGCTGATCGCGTCCGGGCAGGTGCGGCCGCCGCTGATCACCCCGACCGAGGCCGGGATCGCCCGGATCCGGGATTTCCTGGCGGAAGGCGAGAAGTATCTTTCGCCGGTCGACGGCTTCACCGTGGAGGGGACGGCATGA